One window from the genome of Lutra lutra chromosome X, mLutLut1.2, whole genome shotgun sequence encodes:
- the RPS4X gene encoding 40S ribosomal protein S4, X isoform, protein MARGPKKHLKRVAAPKHWMLDKLTGVFAPRPSTGPHKLRECLPLIIFLRNRLKYALTGDEVKKICMQRFIKIDGKVRTDITYPAGFMDVISIDKTGENFRLIYDTKGRFAVHRITLEEAKYKLCKVRKIFVGTKGIPHLVTHDARTIRYPDPLIKVNDTIQIDLETGKITDFIKFDTGNLCMVTGGANLGRIGVITNRERHPGSFDVVHVKDANGNSFATRLSNIFVIGKGNKPWISLPRGKGIRLTIAEERDKRLAAKQSSG, encoded by the exons ATG GCTCGTGGTCCCAAGAAACATCTGAAGCGTGTAGCAGCTCCAAAGCATTGGATGCTGGATAAACTGACTGGTGTGTTC GCTCCTCGCCCATCTACTGGTCCCCATAAGCTGAGAGAGTGTCTTCCTCTCATCATTTTCTTAAGGAACAGACTTAAGTATGCCCTAACAGGAGATGAAGTAAAGAAGATCTGTATGCAGCGTTTTATTAAGATTGATGGCAAGGTCCGAACTGATATAACATACCCTGCTGGTTTTATGG ATGTCATCAGCATTGACAAGACTGGAGAGAATTTCCGTCTGATCTATGATACCAAGGGTCGCTTTGCTGTTCATCGGATTACACTCGAGGAGGCCAAG TACAAGTTGTGCAAAGTGAGAAAGATCTTTGTGGGGACAAAAGGAATCCCCCATCTGGTGACTCACGATGCTCGCACCATCCGCTACCCTGATCCCCTCATCAAAGTCAATGACACCATTCAGATTGATTTGGAAACCGGAAAGATTACTGATTTCATCAAGTTTGACACTG GTAATCTGTGTATGGTGACTGGGGGTGCTAACCTGGGAAGAATTGGTGTGATCaccaacagagagagacaccctGGTTCGTTTGATGTGGTTCACGTGAAAGATGCCAATGGCAACAGCTTTGCCACCCGACTGTCCAACATTTTTGTTATTGGCAAA GGCAACAAACCATGGATTTCTCTTCCCCGTGGAAAGGGTATCCGCCTCACCATTGctgaagagagagacaagagactgGCGGCCAAACAGAGCAGTGGGTAG